Proteins from one Dromiciops gliroides isolate mDroGli1 chromosome 6, mDroGli1.pri, whole genome shotgun sequence genomic window:
- the LOC122731935 gene encoding vomeronasal type-1 receptor 4-like, with the protein MQSHEDILCIFYTLQIITGIVGNLLLLYLYGSNLLTSQRMRSIVVIFINLSFSHIFLILFKGVIFTVQICIQTFVMGDTECKIILYMQRVSRGLCLCTTCHLSIYQAITISSGRPLWAELKAKAQKYIVPSCAFIWVLSLLIDVDVPWYVNAPRNSTNSKLLENVGHCSLDRPAMAASKLVIRKLLYDAVFLVIMAITSGYMVLILYRHDWQVQHIHTTSLNPNSSIETRATKVILLLMSLFICFYSLSSFFSVWMENSKDKNQWLIHMIGFFNLCYPIFSPFVIISSDSQIHICSNPFKKIKKILISTH; encoded by the coding sequence atgcaatcaCATGAGGATATCCTCTGCATTTTCTACACTCTCCAGATAATAACTGGAATTGTTGGCAATCTTTTGCTCCTTTACCTGTATGGCTCCAATTTACTTACTAGTCAAAGGATGAGATCCATTGTTGTAATCTTCATTAATTTGTCTTTTTCCCACATttttttgatcctcttcaaggGAGTTATATTTACTGTCCAGATTTGCATCCAGACATTTGTCATGGGTGACACTGAGtgtaaaataatactttatatgCAGAGAGTGTCCCGGGGTCTTTGCCTTTGCACTACCTGCCACCTGAGCATCTATCAAGCCATCACCATCAGTTCTGGCAGACCCCTATGGGCAGAGCTGAAAGCCAAAGCCCAAAAGTACATTGTTCCATCCTGTGCCTTCATATGGGTACTCAGTCTATTGATAGATGTGGATGTCCCTTGGTATGTGAATGCTCCTAGGAACAGCACAAATAGTAAGCTTCTGGAGAATGTAGGTCACTGCTCTTTAGATAGGCCTGCCATGGCTGCCTCAAAACTTGTAATCAGGAAGTTACTTTATGATGCAGTGTTTCTTGTAATCATGGCCATTACCAGTGGGTACATGGTGCTTATTTTGTACAGACATGACTGGCAAGTCCAACACATTCATACTACCAGCCTCAACCCCAATTCTTCCATAGAGACCAGGGCCACCAAAGTCATTCTCTTGCTCATGAGCCTCTTTATATGTTTTTATtcactcagttctttctttagtgTTTGGATGGAGAATTCTAAAGATAAAAACCAGTGGTTGATACATAtgattggtttttttaatttgtgttatCCAATATTCAGTCCCTTTGTTATCATAAGCAGTGACTCACAGATCCACATCTGTAGTAATCCtttcaaaaagataaaaaaaattctcatctcCACCCATTAA